In Mycobacterium sp. ITM-2016-00317, the genomic window CGGCAACGACCACATCCACTGTGGCCGTTCGGATCCCGCCGTGGCCGTCATCGACGGTGAAGGTCAGGGTGTCGATCCCGGCACCAGCCGGCGCCCCGACCGCACCTGCGGCTTCCCGGGCGGCGGCGGTCGGAGTGTAGGTGAAAGTGCCGTCACCGTTGTCGACCAGCGTGCCCTTGTCGGTCGAGAGAGGCCCGGTGATGTGCAGTGTGTCCCGGTCGAAGTCGTAGGCACTGACGCTGACGATCGCTGTGCCGGTGGTCAGGCTCGGGTTGCCTGCGCGGGCGCGTGCACCGATCGGATCGGCGTTGCGGGGCAGGATTTCCACGGTGACGGGGACTTCCACCGCGTTGCCGGCGGCGTCCCTCACCGTGACGGTGAAGCTGTCGGCCTTGTCCTGTGCGCTCGCCCCAGCCGCAGCGGCGGCGTGGCGGGCCGCGGCGGTCGGGGTGTAGCGGAAGGTACCCCACGCCGTGACGGTGACCTTGCCCTTCTCGGTGTCGGCCGAACCGCTGTAGGTGAGCCAGCCGCCATCGGGATCGGTGGCGTTGACGCGGCCGCTGACCGAGCCGGTGAAGACACCCGGGTCGCGGGTGGTGACCTGTCCCGGTTGCGGGGCGGCACTGCTGCTGCCGTCCGCGAGTCCGGTCGTGCCCGTGGGTGTGCCGCCGTCACCGAGTTCGGTTCGCGGCTGCCCGAACTGCCGCCGGGCGAATGCCAGCAGCGCCCACAGCAGAGGCGACTCGACCGGCGCGGTCGGCGCAGGTCCGTCGGACGACTGCGGGGCGAACAACGTCCTGACCACCGGGGCCGGTGTCGACGTCCGCTCGCGGTCGGGTTCTTCGGAAATCTCGACGGCGTGTTGCGGTGTCACGTCCTCGGCGGGCGGGACGGGCTCCTGGGCCGGTTCTGCGGCCGCGTCCTCGGCTTCGTCGCGGTCACCCTCGACCGGGTCCTCGGCTTCGGCGTCCTCGATCTGCGTGTCGTCAGGGCCCAACTCCTCGTGCTCGCCCCCGTCACGATTGCTGCCGTACGTGCCTTCCTTCCCGTCCTCGGCCGGTGGCTCGTCGTCGGTCTCGTCCTCGACCGCGGAATCCTGCGCGTCGGCGTCGTCCGCGGAATCGACATCAGCGTCAGCATCATCGGTGGGCCGGGCGCCGGTCTCGGCGGTCGAATCCTCGGAGTTGTCATCTATTTGCGCATGCTCGGCGCTGGTCGAAGTGTCGGTCTCGCCAGGTTCGGCCCACGCCACCCCCGGCAGCGTGACCGTCGCCGCACCGATGCCGAGGGCGACCGCCAACGCCCCGACCCGTCCCACGAACCGTGCATGCCCCATACGAACCCCCCGTTTGCTGATGGCAGGGACAGCGTAGGGCGCGATGTTGCCAATTGGAACAACTTCGACATTTCCATCCTCGGCGAAATTGCATTCTGGTAGGCCGCCACCCGGATTTCGGCGCGTGGAATGCGGTTTCGGCGAGAAGGGGGCGCTACGCCAGCGACTGCACCCAGGAGCGGTGCAACGCCGCATAGTGCCCGTCGGTGCGGGCGGTGAGTTCGTCGGGCGCGCCGTCCTCGACGATGCGACCGTGCTCCAGCACCAGCACCCGGTCGGCGATCCGCACGGTCGAGAGCCGGTGCGCGATCACCACCGCGGTCCGGTCGGCCAGCACGGTTTCCAGCGCGCGCTGCACCATCCGTTCACTCGGGATGTCCAGCGATGACGTCGCCTCGTCGAGGATCAGCACCGCGGGGTCGGCCAGGAACGCCCGCGCAAACGCGACCAGCTGACGTTGCCCGGCCGACAGCCGGCCGCCGCGTTTGGCGACGTCGGTGTCGTATCCGTCGGGCAGCGCCTCGATGAAAGTGTGCGCCCCCACCGCGCGGGCCGCTGCCCGCACCTCGTCGTCGGTGGCGTCGGGCCTGCCGAACCGGATGTTGTCGGCGATGGTGCCGCCGAACATGAAGTTCTCCTGCGTCACCATCACGACGTTGCGGCGCAACTCGGACTGGGTCACGTCGCGCAGGTCGACCCCGTCCAGCGAGACCGTGCCGGACACCGGATCGTAGAACCGGGTGATGAGTTTGGCGATGGTCGTCTTGCCCGCGCCGGTGGTGCCGACCAACGCGACGGTCTGCCCCGGCGGGATCACCAGATCCAGCCTGGGAAGCACCGGTCTGCCCGGGACGTACTCGAACCGCACGTCGCGCAGGGCGATTTCGCCACGTACCGCGCCGAGCTCGACCGGATGAGCGGGATCGCTGATGCCCGGCTTCTCGGCCAGCACCCCGGCGAGCTTCTCCAGCGCCGACGCCGCCGACTGGAACGTGTTGAAGAACTGCGAGATCTCCTGCATCGGCTCGAAGAACATCCGCAAATACAGCAGGAACGCCGCCAGGGTGCCGATGGTCATCTCGCCGTGCAGCACCCGGTAGCCGCCGTAGATCAGCACCACGCCGGTGGTCAGGTTGCCGACCAGCTTGACCGCAGGCATGAAGACGGCCAGCAGCTTGAACGTCTTCTCGTTGATCTCGCGGTAGCGATCGGCGATGTCCTCGAAGATCTGCTGATTCCGCGGCTCGCGCCGGTAGGCCTGCACCGCCTTGATGCCCGTCATCGTCTCGACGAACTGCACGATCACCAGTGCCGAGACCTCGCGGACCTCACGGTAGGTCTTGGACGACTCCCGCTGGAACCACCACACCAGCAGCACCAGGATCGGGAACGCGGCCAGGCACATCAGGCCCAGCTTGACGTCGAGCACCACCAGCAGCACGGCGGTGCCGAACATGGTGAGCACCGCGGTGATGAGGCTGTCGAAGCCGGTCTCCAGCATGTCCTGGATGGCCTCGACGTCGTTGGTGGACCGGCTCACCACCCGGCCCGAGGTGTAGCGGTCGTGGAAGGCGATGTCGAGCCGGACGAACTGGCGGAAGACCCGGCGCCGCAGTTCCAGCAGCACCTTCTGGCCGATCCGCCCGGACCGGCGCAGGAAGTACATCCGGCTGGTGGCCTGAACCACCACCACCGCGCACAACGCGACGACGACGGTCAGCAGGGTGGTGGCCGGTCCCCCGTCGAGCAGCGGCGGGATCCCGTCGTCGATGCCCTTCTGCACCAGCAGCGGAACCGATAGGCGCGCCGCGTTCTCCACCACGACGACGACGGCGAGCGCGGCGACCACCCAGCGGTAGGGACGCAGCAGCGAGTACAGCAGCGACCGCGCCTCGCGCTGCCGCGGCACCGTCTCGTCGATCGGCAGATCCTGGCGTTCGTCGAACTTTCCGCGCCAGTCGGTTCCGGAACTCACCCGCGCCTCCCCAGGATCTCTTGGTCGAGGCGGCCGAGTTCTTCGTCGTGGTCGAGTCGGGCGCGCTCCTCCTGTCCGATCGCCTGTTCTTCGCGCGAACGGTCGTCCTCCCAGTCGCATTCGCGTTCGCTGCCGTCGTCGAGCTCGTCGTCGGCGGCCAGCAGGTAGCGGTACGCGGGCACCCCGGCCAGCAGTTCGGCGTGGGTGCCGGTGTGGGTGATGGTGCCGTTCTGCAGCAGCGCCACCCGGTCGGCGAGAAGCACCGTCGACGCCCGGTGCGCCACCACGATGCCCGTCACCTGGTGCAGCACGCGGCGCAATGCCTCCTCGACGATCGCCTCGGTGTGCACGTCGAGCGCGGACAGCGTGTCGTCGAGCACCAGGATGCGGGGTGCGGCCAGGATCGCGCGGGCCAGCGAAAGACGTTGGCGCTGACCGCCGGACAGGCTCATGCCCTGCTCGCCGATGCGGGTGTCCAGGCCGAACGGAAGGTCGTAGACGAACTGCGCGGCAGCGACCTCGACGGCGCGGCGGACCTCGTCGTCGGTGGCCCGATCCTCACCGGAACGGCCCAGCGTGAGGTTCTCGGCGACCGACATCGAGAACAGCGTCGGATCCTCGAACGCGGTGGCCACCGTGCGGCGCAGCGCGTCCAGCGACAGCTCGCGGATGTCGTGCCCGTCAATGAGGATCTGGCCTTCGGTGACGTCGTAGAGCCGCGACATCAGCCCGGCCAGCACCGACTTGCCCGACCCCGTCGCACCGACAAGCGCCACCGTCTCCCCGGGTTCGACGGTCAGGTTCACGTGCCGCAGGACCCATTTGTCCGGCTCGCCGGACGGCGCCACTCGGTCCGAGTCGGGGAACCGGAAGCCCACGTCGACGAGTTCCAGCCGGCCGCTCTGCGGGGCCTGCGCGCGCGGGCCGTCGGTGATCTCCAGCGGCGCGTCGAAGATCTCGGCGATGCGGTTGGCCGCGGTGAACGACTCCTGGGTCATCGACAGCAGAAAGCCCAACGACGCGATCGGCCACACCAGCGACAGCATCATCGTGATGAACGCGACCAGGGTGCCCATCGTGACGTATCCATGCCCGGCCGCGTAGGCGCCGAAGCCGAGCACCACGATCAGGGTCAGGTTCGGGATGATCTCCAGCAGCGTCCAGAATTTCGCCGACACCGACACCCGGCTGACCTGGGTGTCGTACAGGTTGGTGAGCTGCTGGTCGAACCGCTCGTAGACGTAGTCCTCGCGGCCGAACGACTTGACCACGCGCAGGCCCAGGGCGGCCTCCTCGACGTGGGTGGCGACGTGGCCGGCCTGGTCCTGCGCGAGCCGGGACAGCCGGGTGTACTCCTGCTGGAAATGCAGCACCGTCAGCGTGATCGGCACGATCGAGACCAGCACGACCACGCCCAGCGGCCAGTACATCACCAGCAGGATCGCCGTCACGATGGTGATCTGCAGGACATTGAGCATCAGGAAGATCAGACCGAACGACGAGAACCGGCGAATCGTGCTCAGGTCGTTCATGATTCGAGACAGCAGCTGACCGGACTGCCACCGGCCGTGGAACGACATCGGCAGGATCTGCAGGCGCGCGTAGAGCTGCTTGCGGATGTCGGCCTCGACGCCCATCGTGGCGCGGGCCACCAGCCAGCGGCGGATGAACCACAGCACCGCTTCGGTGACGCCGACACCGACCGCCGCGGCACCGACCACCCACAGGCCCTGCTGGTCCTGGTGGCGCACCGGACCGTCGATCACGGCCTTGGTCATCAGCGGGATCGAGATGGTGGCCGCCAGGCTGGCCAGTGCGATGACGATCATCGCGATCCAGCGGCCCCGGTAGGGCAGCAGGTATGGCAGCATCCGCCACAGATCCGAGCTCGGCTTCACCCGTTCGGGTGGGGGCGCGATCGCGGGCGGCGCATACAGGGAGTCCCGGGTGTCAGCCACTTAGGACATCTTCCCATTGCGCGCAAGCGGTTAACTCCTCCGCCGAACCGCCGTTCCGGCACCGGGAGCTTGCGTGCGTGCCTGCCGGCGGGCACGTCCCGCGGGAGATCCCGAACTGGGTGCGGTACAGCTCGGCGTACCGGCCGCCGCGCGCCAGCAGCTGCTGGTGGTCGCCACGCTCG contains:
- a CDS encoding ABC transporter ATP-binding protein, with the translated sequence MSSGTDWRGKFDERQDLPIDETVPRQREARSLLYSLLRPYRWVVAALAVVVVVENAARLSVPLLVQKGIDDGIPPLLDGGPATTLLTVVVALCAVVVVQATSRMYFLRRSGRIGQKVLLELRRRVFRQFVRLDIAFHDRYTSGRVVSRSTNDVEAIQDMLETGFDSLITAVLTMFGTAVLLVVLDVKLGLMCLAAFPILVLLVWWFQRESSKTYREVREVSALVIVQFVETMTGIKAVQAYRREPRNQQIFEDIADRYREINEKTFKLLAVFMPAVKLVGNLTTGVVLIYGGYRVLHGEMTIGTLAAFLLYLRMFFEPMQEISQFFNTFQSAASALEKLAGVLAEKPGISDPAHPVELGAVRGEIALRDVRFEYVPGRPVLPRLDLVIPPGQTVALVGTTGAGKTTIAKLITRFYDPVSGTVSLDGVDLRDVTQSELRRNVVMVTQENFMFGGTIADNIRFGRPDATDDEVRAAARAVGAHTFIEALPDGYDTDVAKRGGRLSAGQRQLVAFARAFLADPAVLILDEATSSLDIPSERMVQRALETVLADRTAVVIAHRLSTVRIADRVLVLEHGRIVEDGAPDELTARTDGHYAALHRSWVQSLA
- a CDS encoding ABC transporter ATP-binding protein; the encoded protein is MADTRDSLYAPPAIAPPPERVKPSSDLWRMLPYLLPYRGRWIAMIVIALASLAATISIPLMTKAVIDGPVRHQDQQGLWVVGAAAVGVGVTEAVLWFIRRWLVARATMGVEADIRKQLYARLQILPMSFHGRWQSGQLLSRIMNDLSTIRRFSSFGLIFLMLNVLQITIVTAILLVMYWPLGVVVLVSIVPITLTVLHFQQEYTRLSRLAQDQAGHVATHVEEAALGLRVVKSFGREDYVYERFDQQLTNLYDTQVSRVSVSAKFWTLLEIIPNLTLIVVLGFGAYAAGHGYVTMGTLVAFITMMLSLVWPIASLGFLLSMTQESFTAANRIAEIFDAPLEITDGPRAQAPQSGRLELVDVGFRFPDSDRVAPSGEPDKWVLRHVNLTVEPGETVALVGATGSGKSVLAGLMSRLYDVTEGQILIDGHDIRELSLDALRRTVATAFEDPTLFSMSVAENLTLGRSGEDRATDDEVRRAVEVAAAQFVYDLPFGLDTRIGEQGMSLSGGQRQRLSLARAILAAPRILVLDDTLSALDVHTEAIVEEALRRVLHQVTGIVVAHRASTVLLADRVALLQNGTITHTGTHAELLAGVPAYRYLLAADDELDDGSERECDWEDDRSREEQAIGQEERARLDHDEELGRLDQEILGRRG